One region of Streptomyces leeuwenhoekii genomic DNA includes:
- the larB gene encoding nickel pincer cofactor biosynthesis protein LarB: MTWSADLAGLLDCETYRAGDFARLDTSRRRRTGVPEVVFAPSKTPEQTLRLLAGLRARDPGSPALATRCPDEVLDAAPDRLGETGEPVRVDRVARTVTVGELPPPRGLVAVLTAGTGDLPVAREALNTLAVLGVGTVLVDDVGVAGIGRLFPHVPRLREADCVLVVAGMDGALPSVVAGLVRAPVVGVPTSVGYGVAAGGLAAAATMLSSCAPGLTVVNIDNGFGAAAHAGKIVDAVHGASPDGGRPRPSATTTDGDR; the protein is encoded by the coding sequence ATGACGTGGAGCGCCGACCTCGCGGGTCTGCTGGACTGCGAGACGTACCGCGCCGGGGACTTCGCCCGTCTCGACACCTCGCGACGGCGCCGCACCGGTGTGCCGGAGGTGGTGTTCGCCCCGTCGAAGACGCCCGAGCAGACGCTGCGGCTCCTCGCCGGTCTGCGCGCACGCGATCCCGGCTCGCCCGCCCTGGCGACCCGGTGTCCCGACGAGGTGCTCGACGCGGCGCCCGACCGCCTCGGGGAGACGGGGGAGCCGGTACGGGTCGACCGTGTCGCCCGGACCGTCACCGTCGGCGAACTCCCGCCGCCGCGCGGCCTGGTGGCCGTGCTCACGGCGGGCACCGGGGATCTCCCGGTGGCCCGTGAGGCACTGAACACCCTCGCCGTGCTGGGGGTCGGCACCGTGCTCGTCGACGACGTCGGAGTGGCGGGCATCGGGCGGCTGTTCCCCCATGTGCCCCGGCTGCGGGAGGCCGACTGCGTCCTCGTCGTGGCGGGCATGGACGGTGCCCTGCCGAGCGTGGTCGCCGGGCTGGTGCGGGCCCCGGTGGTCGGCGTGCCGACCAGTGTCGGGTACGGCGTCGCCGCGGGCGGTCTCGCCGCCGCGGCCACCATGCTCTCCTCGTGCGCCCCCGGCCTGACCGTGGTCAACATCGACAACGGCTTCGGCGCCGCCGCGCACGCCGGCAAGATCGTGGACGCGGTGCACGGCGCGTCGCCCGACGGCGGCCGTCCACGCCCCTCGGCCACGACCACGGACGGCGACCGGTGA
- the larC gene encoding nickel pincer cofactor biosynthesis protein LarC — translation MNGTRPAAHLDCTAGVAGDMLLGALLDAGAGTGAVVDAVRSLKVPGLDVSVGRARRGGFACARVTVSRPASPDRARHLADVLDLLAGADGVTPAAARVARRTFELLAAAEGRAHGTAPDRVHFHEVGAYDALADVVGCAAALDDLGLLAEHAVVTCSPLAAGSGAVRCAHGTMPVPVPAVLHLAAGAGLELAGGDLPGERTTPTGAALVAAVAAPRPMPPMTVRAVGTGGGSRDTPDRPNITRVVLGETTGASSGPVEGDVVVLESTVDDLDPRFWPSVLDALRAAGAWDCWTTGVIGRHGRPGRVVTALCSQQMRRAVTDALLLHTSTLGVRWTTYRRATLPRRGALVSIGPAQRPEGVLVKTAERPDGTVTAQPELSDAERAAASLGWPLRTVCEAVMDRWHRDQPSADAPGPDGPDA, via the coding sequence GTGAACGGGACGCGTCCCGCCGCCCATCTGGACTGCACCGCGGGCGTGGCGGGCGACATGCTGCTCGGCGCGCTCCTGGACGCGGGCGCCGGCACCGGCGCCGTGGTCGACGCGGTGCGCTCCCTGAAGGTCCCCGGCCTCGACGTCTCGGTGGGGCGCGCCCGGCGCGGCGGGTTCGCCTGCGCGCGGGTGACGGTCTCCCGGCCCGCGTCGCCCGACCGCGCCCGGCACCTGGCCGACGTGCTGGACCTGCTCGCCGGGGCGGACGGGGTGACGCCCGCCGCCGCCCGCGTGGCCCGCCGTACCTTCGAGCTCCTCGCCGCCGCCGAGGGCCGGGCGCACGGGACGGCTCCGGACCGGGTGCACTTCCACGAGGTGGGGGCGTACGACGCCCTCGCCGACGTGGTGGGCTGCGCCGCGGCGCTGGACGATCTGGGGCTGCTCGCCGAGCACGCGGTGGTCACCTGTTCGCCGCTGGCCGCGGGGAGCGGCGCGGTCCGCTGCGCCCACGGCACCATGCCCGTCCCCGTCCCCGCCGTCCTCCACCTCGCCGCGGGCGCCGGCCTCGAACTGGCCGGTGGCGATCTGCCCGGTGAGCGCACCACGCCGACGGGGGCGGCGCTCGTCGCCGCCGTGGCCGCGCCGCGCCCGATGCCGCCGATGACCGTGCGCGCCGTGGGCACGGGCGGCGGGAGCCGCGACACCCCGGACCGTCCCAACATCACCCGGGTCGTCCTGGGCGAGACCACCGGGGCCTCTTCCGGGCCGGTCGAGGGCGACGTCGTGGTGCTGGAGAGCACCGTCGACGACCTCGATCCCCGGTTCTGGCCGTCGGTGCTGGACGCGCTGCGCGCCGCCGGAGCGTGGGACTGCTGGACCACCGGCGTCATCGGCCGGCACGGCCGGCCGGGCAGAGTCGTCACGGCGCTGTGCTCGCAGCAGATGCGGCGGGCCGTCACCGACGCGCTGCTGCTGCACACCAGCACGCTCGGGGTGCGCTGGACGACGTACCGGCGCGCGACGCTGCCCCGTCGCGGTGCTCTCGTCTCCATCGGGCCCGCGCAGCGGCCGGAGGGCGTGCTGGTGAAGACGGCCGAGCGTCCGGACGGCACCGTGACCGCGCAGCCCGAGCTGTCCGACGCCGAGCGGGCCGCCGCCTCCCTGGGGTGGCCGCTGCGGACGGTGTGCGAGGCGGTCATGGACCGCTGGCACCGGGACCAGCCGTCCGCGGACGCCCCCGGACCCGACGGGCCGGATGCCTGA
- a CDS encoding HAD-IB family hydrolase: protein MPRTYRVRDLAGTHVLLTGSAERAELAVLHRLVTAHPRTDVTVVSPPDEPAARDDDLAPLLSRKVFGPWRDEVGAGPAMAEARRRVSVLAGFPGDVPPPAGIDIVVHCAPAGGPDKPLDAVYDEQLAPLVALCELWAHQESRPHLVYVSQAGFSGTERGVVPEARLEHDLDWRRELALARSLRSGTERLSRIPDRLRRTRRAAARAHRGAGPLIVAGEAEAARGAWVERRLVERGRARARALGHPHAQALAAVLAERVVEELGRSYPLTVLRTAPVGHALHRPYPGWSEGRTRAVPPAVALTLLGAAAGSATTVLDTVPADLVADAVLAAAAAPPDPGSPHYFHLGTGTARPLTLGELRSVPHTSLVAPRRRPPRRRGELPGVYDPAEVRYDDTELVALGQALPRPRTYHFDPGVIDWRRHLAAREAADVAERLRAPVTRAAAHTPAPRPPAADERAVAVFDLDGTIVASDLVESYVWTRLAGLPRRAWPAEFMDLLLDAPRYLLAERADRDRFVRTFLRRYAGTDEAALRHLVRGAVGDALLHRVKHEAVRRIRAHRAAGHSTVLVTGCLDLLVEPLRPLFDDIEACRMRTRDGVLTGRVTGRPPVGEARADWLRRYTAEHGLDPARAHAYADSYSDRPLLDAVGHPHAVDPDTRLLRHAVRRHWPVLRWGAHTATRWEALAAAAGGTGGRGVRAAHHRFAGTEEETA, encoded by the coding sequence ATGCCCCGTACCTACCGCGTCCGAGACCTCGCGGGCACGCACGTCCTGCTGACCGGATCCGCCGAACGCGCCGAACTCGCGGTGCTGCACCGTCTCGTGACCGCGCATCCGCGGACGGACGTCACCGTCGTGTCGCCGCCGGACGAGCCCGCCGCGCGGGACGACGATCTCGCCCCGCTGCTGAGCCGGAAGGTGTTCGGGCCATGGCGGGACGAGGTGGGAGCGGGACCGGCGATGGCCGAGGCACGGCGCCGGGTGAGCGTGCTCGCGGGGTTTCCGGGGGACGTCCCGCCGCCCGCCGGAATCGACATCGTCGTCCACTGCGCCCCCGCCGGCGGGCCGGACAAGCCGCTCGACGCCGTGTACGACGAGCAGCTCGCGCCGCTCGTCGCCCTGTGCGAGCTGTGGGCCCACCAGGAGAGCCGGCCCCATCTGGTGTACGTGTCCCAGGCCGGCTTCTCCGGCACCGAGCGCGGAGTCGTCCCCGAGGCCCGGCTGGAGCACGACCTGGACTGGCGCCGGGAGCTCGCCCTGGCACGCTCCCTCAGGAGCGGTACCGAGCGTCTGTCGAGAATCCCGGACAGACTGCGCCGGACCCGGCGGGCCGCCGCACGCGCCCACCGGGGCGCGGGTCCCCTGATCGTGGCCGGGGAGGCGGAGGCGGCGCGCGGGGCCTGGGTGGAGCGGCGGCTCGTGGAGCGGGGCCGGGCCCGGGCGCGTGCCCTCGGCCATCCCCACGCCCAGGCGCTCGCCGCGGTACTGGCCGAGCGCGTCGTGGAGGAGCTGGGGCGGTCGTACCCGCTGACCGTGCTGCGCACGGCACCGGTGGGCCACGCCCTGCACCGGCCCTACCCGGGCTGGTCCGAGGGCAGGACGCGGGCCGTCCCGCCGGCCGTGGCCCTCACCCTGCTCGGCGCGGCGGCCGGCTCCGCCACGACGGTGCTCGACACCGTGCCCGCCGATCTGGTCGCCGACGCCGTCCTGGCCGCGGCCGCCGCGCCACCCGACCCGGGCTCACCCCACTACTTCCACCTCGGCACGGGAACGGCCCGTCCCCTGACCCTGGGGGAGCTGCGGTCCGTGCCGCACACCTCCCTCGTCGCGCCCCGCCGGCGCCCGCCGCGGCGCCGGGGCGAGCTGCCGGGCGTGTACGACCCGGCCGAGGTCCGGTACGACGACACCGAGCTGGTGGCACTGGGGCAGGCGCTGCCCCGCCCGCGGACGTACCACTTCGATCCGGGCGTGATCGACTGGCGGCGCCATCTTGCGGCCCGGGAGGCCGCGGACGTGGCCGAACGGCTGCGGGCACCGGTCACCCGGGCGGCTGCTCACACCCCGGCACCCCGCCCGCCGGCGGCGGACGAACGGGCCGTGGCCGTCTTCGACCTGGACGGCACCATCGTCGCCTCCGACCTCGTCGAGTCCTACGTGTGGACACGGCTCGCCGGCCTGCCGCGCCGTGCCTGGCCGGCCGAGTTCATGGACCTGTTGCTCGACGCACCGCGCTATCTGCTCGCCGAGCGGGCCGACCGGGACCGCTTCGTCCGCACCTTCCTGCGCCGGTACGCGGGCACGGACGAGGCCGCCCTGCGGCACCTGGTGCGCGGGGCCGTCGGCGACGCCCTGCTGCACCGGGTCAAGCACGAGGCGGTCCGGCGCATCCGCGCGCACCGGGCGGCGGGGCACAGCACCGTGCTCGTCACCGGCTGCCTCGACCTGCTCGTCGAGCCGCTGCGCCCGCTGTTCGACGACATCGAGGCGTGCCGTATGCGGACCCGCGACGGCGTCCTGACCGGGCGGGTGACCGGCCGGCCACCCGTCGGCGAGGCGCGGGCCGACTGGCTGCGGCGCTACACCGCCGAGCACGGTCTGGACCCGGCCCGGGCCCACGCCTACGCGGACAGCTACTCGGACCGGCCGCTGCTGGACGCGGTCGGCCACCCGCACGCCGTCGACCCCGACACGCGCCTGCTCCGGCACGCCGTACGCAGGCACTGGCCCGTACTGCGCTGGGGCGCCCACACCGCCACCCGGTGGGAGGCGCTGGCCGCGGCGGCCGGCGGTACGGGCGGGCGAGGGGTGCGGGCGGCGCACCACCGGTTCGCGGGCACGGAAGAGGAGACGGCATGA
- a CDS encoding lactate racemase domain-containing protein: MSAPGFVLDVDERTPPLVLFEGEGIRAERLPVGSRVIYPPASLPGIRDLDTAIREALLHPHGIEPLPELLKPGMRLTVVFDDVSLPLPSMRRPDVRGRIIEHVLEIAARRGVEDIEIVAANALHRRMTAAELRHVVGDRVFRGYFPHRLRNHDAEDRDNLLHLGMTGAGEDVEINRRAAESDLLVYVNVNLIALNGGAKSVSVGLASYRSLRHHHNTHTLRHSRSFNDPPNSALHHSFDRMLDVIGGRLKIFTVETTVNGDSFPPSMGFLTTHEWEWGIADRIGFLGVRHGNRALPPRLRRRLLNSIKAPYGVTGVTAGTPSAVHPITLANVHRQQVTAVRGQADIGVFGVPYVGPYNVNSIMNPVLAMCMALGYLFNFYLNKPIVRRGGVGIFIHPLTPDFHPVHHPSYIDFYDEVLTETTDPARMEAVFEKRFAEDPWYIHLYRTGHAFHGVHPFYMWYWGAHAMQHLGDVVFVGADPKVAARMGFRAAATLSDALEMASHTVGPSPSITCLHTPPITMADVR; this comes from the coding sequence ATGAGCGCACCAGGGTTCGTACTCGACGTCGACGAACGCACTCCCCCGCTGGTGCTGTTCGAGGGAGAGGGGATCCGTGCCGAGCGCTTGCCGGTGGGCAGCAGGGTGATCTACCCGCCGGCCTCGCTGCCTGGCATCCGCGACCTCGACACGGCCATCCGGGAGGCGCTGCTGCACCCGCACGGCATCGAGCCGCTGCCCGAACTGCTGAAGCCGGGCATGCGGTTGACCGTGGTCTTCGACGACGTGTCCCTGCCCCTGCCGTCGATGCGCCGCCCCGATGTGCGCGGACGGATCATCGAGCACGTCCTGGAGATCGCGGCCCGGCGGGGGGTGGAGGACATCGAGATCGTCGCGGCCAACGCCCTGCACCGCCGGATGACCGCCGCGGAGCTGCGGCACGTCGTGGGCGACCGGGTCTTTCGCGGCTACTTCCCCCACCGTCTGCGCAACCATGACGCGGAGGACCGGGACAACCTGCTCCACCTGGGCATGACCGGCGCCGGCGAAGACGTCGAGATCAACCGCAGGGCGGCCGAGAGCGACCTCCTCGTCTACGTCAACGTCAACCTGATCGCGCTGAACGGCGGCGCCAAGTCCGTCTCCGTCGGCCTGGCGAGCTACCGCAGCCTGCGCCACCACCACAACACGCACACCCTGCGGCACTCGCGCTCCTTCAACGACCCGCCCAACTCCGCCCTGCACCACTCCTTCGACCGCATGCTGGACGTAATCGGCGGCCGGCTGAAGATCTTCACGGTCGAGACCACGGTCAACGGCGACTCCTTCCCGCCCTCCATGGGCTTCCTGACCACCCACGAGTGGGAGTGGGGCATCGCCGACCGGATCGGCTTCCTCGGCGTCCGGCACGGCAACCGGGCCTTGCCGCCGCGGCTGCGCCGCCGCCTGCTGAACTCCATCAAGGCGCCCTACGGCGTCACGGGGGTGACGGCGGGCACTCCGAGCGCGGTCCACCCGATCACGCTGGCGAACGTGCACCGCCAGCAGGTCACCGCTGTCCGAGGGCAGGCCGACATCGGGGTGTTCGGGGTGCCCTACGTCGGTCCCTACAACGTGAACTCGATCATGAATCCGGTCCTGGCGATGTGCATGGCCCTGGGCTACCTCTTCAACTTCTACCTCAACAAGCCGATCGTGCGGCGGGGCGGCGTCGGCATCTTCATCCACCCGCTGACGCCCGACTTCCACCCGGTGCACCACCCCAGCTACATCGACTTCTACGACGAGGTGCTCACGGAGACCACCGACCCCGCGCGGATGGAGGCGGTGTTCGAGAAGAGGTTCGCCGAGGATCCCTGGTACATCCACCTCTACCGGACCGGCCACGCCTTCCACGGCGTCCATCCGTTCTACATGTGGTACTGGGGAGCCCACGCGATGCAGCACCTCGGTGACGTCGTCTTCGTCGGCGCCGACCCCAAGGTCGCGGCCAGGATGGGGTTCCGGGCGGCGGCGACTCTCTCCGACGCCCTGGAGATGGCCTCGCACACCGTCGGCCCCAGTCCGAGCATCACCTGCCTGCACACCCCGCCCATCACCATGGCGGACGTCCGGTGA
- a CDS encoding lysophospholipid acyltransferase family protein, whose translation MTAPDDERALPLPAAWARSAPARALRTTVHRALLGPYVCARARPAVEGAEHLAGLTTPVVFVANHASHLDTPLILAVLPQPVASRLAVGAAADYFFRSPLTGAATALFFNAFPVRRGTPGRTGGRHRDRVVRGTARRLLEEGWHVLLFPEGTRSRDGRLGAFGTGAARLCLRTGASAVPVALTGTHAVMPCGARLPVRGAPPVSVRFGRPIGAAPGESASDFRDRMREGVHALRRSA comes from the coding sequence GTGACGGCACCCGACGACGAGCGAGCCCTTCCGCTGCCCGCCGCCTGGGCCCGCTCGGCACCGGCGCGGGCGCTGCGCACGACCGTGCACCGCGCCCTTCTCGGACCGTACGTGTGCGCCCGCGCCCGGCCGGCCGTCGAGGGTGCGGAGCACCTCGCCGGGCTCACCACCCCGGTGGTGTTCGTGGCGAACCACGCCAGCCACCTCGACACACCGCTGATCCTCGCGGTGCTGCCGCAGCCCGTCGCGTCCCGGCTGGCGGTCGGAGCCGCCGCCGACTACTTCTTCCGCTCCCCGCTGACCGGCGCGGCCACGGCCCTCTTCTTCAACGCCTTCCCCGTGCGGCGCGGCACTCCCGGCCGCACGGGAGGTCGGCACCGGGACCGCGTGGTGCGGGGCACGGCCCGGCGCCTCCTCGAGGAGGGCTGGCACGTGCTGCTCTTCCCCGAGGGCACCCGTTCCCGGGACGGCCGGCTCGGCGCGTTCGGTACCGGCGCGGCCCGGCTGTGCCTGCGGACCGGTGCGTCGGCGGTGCCCGTCGCGCTGACGGGCACCCACGCCGTGATGCCGTGCGGCGCGCGGCTGCCGGTCCGCGGCGCGCCGCCCGTCTCGGTGCGGTTCGGCCGGCCGATCGGGGCCGCGCCCGGGGAGAGCGCCTCGGACTTCCGTGACCGGATGCGGGAAGGCGTCCACGCGCTGCGGCGCTCCGCCTGA
- a CDS encoding S8 family peptidase, producing the protein MARLRSKRIRFAAIAGVATAALAGGITALPAHAAPAEGTVLAAGSPTAVPDSYIVTLKKDAGLKASSAAGKDLVNDYGGTVKKTFGSALNGYTATLSAAEARRLAADPAVASVEQDQRVRLADTTQTNAPWGLDRVDQTSLPLSGTYTYPDSAGSGVTAYVIDTGVRITHQQISGRASYGYDAVDGDTTASDGNGHGTHVATTIAGSTYGVAKKAKIVAVRVLDNNGSGTTAGVIAGIDWVTKNHSGPSVANMSLGGGVSSTLDTAVRNSIASGVTYAVAAGNSSANATSFSPARVTEAITVGATTSTDARASYSNYGSVLDIFAPGSSITAGWHTGDTATNTISGTSMATPHVAGAAAVYLANHTSASPAQVASALVGGATTGKVTSAGTGSPNRLLKLVP; encoded by the coding sequence ATGGCACGACTGCGCAGCAAGAGAATCAGGTTCGCCGCGATCGCCGGTGTCGCGACGGCCGCCCTGGCCGGTGGCATCACGGCCCTTCCCGCTCACGCCGCCCCCGCCGAGGGCACGGTGCTCGCCGCCGGCTCCCCCACGGCGGTCCCGGACAGCTACATCGTGACGCTCAAGAAGGACGCCGGCCTCAAGGCGTCCTCGGCCGCGGGCAAGGACCTGGTCAACGACTACGGCGGCACGGTGAAGAAGACGTTCGGCAGCGCCCTGAACGGCTACACCGCCACCCTCTCCGCGGCGGAGGCCAGGCGGCTCGCCGCCGACCCCGCGGTGGCCTCCGTCGAGCAGGACCAGCGGGTCCGGCTCGCCGACACCACGCAGACCAACGCGCCGTGGGGCCTGGACCGCGTCGACCAGACCTCGCTCCCGCTGTCCGGCACCTACACCTACCCCGACAGTGCCGGCAGCGGCGTCACGGCGTACGTCATCGACACCGGCGTCCGCATCACGCACCAGCAGATCAGCGGTCGTGCCAGCTACGGCTACGACGCCGTCGACGGTGACACCACCGCCTCCGACGGCAACGGCCACGGCACCCATGTGGCCACCACCATCGCCGGGAGCACCTACGGGGTGGCCAAGAAGGCGAAGATCGTCGCCGTCCGCGTCCTGGACAACAACGGGTCCGGCACCACCGCCGGAGTCATCGCCGGCATCGACTGGGTGACCAAGAACCACTCCGGCCCCTCGGTCGCCAACATGTCGCTCGGCGGCGGTGTGTCCAGCACCCTGGACACCGCCGTGCGCAACTCCATCGCGAGCGGCGTCACCTACGCGGTGGCCGCGGGCAACAGCAGCGCCAACGCCACGTCGTTCTCTCCCGCCCGGGTCACCGAGGCCATCACCGTGGGCGCCACGACGAGCACGGACGCCAGGGCGAGCTACTCCAACTACGGCTCGGTACTGGACATATTCGCCCCCGGTTCCTCCATCACCGCCGGCTGGCACACCGGTGACACCGCCACCAACACCATCTCCGGCACCTCGATGGCGACCCCGCACGTGGCCGGAGCGGCGGCGGTCTACCTGGCCAACCACACCTCCGCCAGCCCGGCCCAGGTCGCCTCGGCCCTGGTCGGCGGCGCGACCACCGGCAAGGTCACCAGCGCGGGCACGGGTTCGCCGAACCGCCTGCTGAAGCTCGTGCCGTGA
- a CDS encoding GNAT family N-acetyltransferase, translated as MTWLPHGFTHPPHVDLPGGGGHRLRPISAADAPLDYPAVMGSRERLWSVFGAAWGWPAATMSYEANRADLERHAAEIEAHESFNYTIESPDRTALRGCVYIDPPQKREADAEISWWVVDEEVGGALEQALEAFVPRWIAEDWPFTRPRFIGRDLTWEEWLRLPDRP; from the coding sequence ATGACCTGGCTGCCGCACGGCTTCACCCACCCCCCGCACGTCGACCTACCCGGCGGCGGGGGCCACCGGCTGCGTCCGATCAGCGCTGCGGACGCGCCGCTGGACTACCCCGCGGTGATGGGTTCGCGGGAGCGGCTGTGGTCGGTCTTCGGTGCCGCCTGGGGCTGGCCGGCGGCCACGATGTCGTACGAGGCGAACCGCGCGGACCTGGAGCGGCACGCCGCGGAGATCGAGGCCCACGAGTCGTTCAACTACACCATCGAGAGCCCGGACCGCACCGCCCTGCGCGGCTGCGTCTACATCGACCCGCCGCAGAAGCGGGAGGCCGACGCCGAGATCTCCTGGTGGGTGGTGGACGAGGAGGTGGGCGGTGCGCTGGAACAGGCGCTGGAGGCGTTCGTGCCGCGCTGGATCGCCGAGGACTGGCCGTTCACACGGCCGCGGTTCATCGGACGGGATCTGACGTGGGAGGAGTGGCTGCGGCTGCCGGACCGCCCGTGA
- a CDS encoding AMP-dependent synthetase/ligase: protein MREFTSPPSALAPPVGGLADVVFQHALDDPLRVALGRKDDEGRWRDVTAAEFRDEVLALAKGLLAQGVRFGDRVAIMSRTRYEWTLFDFALWTIGAQVVPVYPTSSAEQCFWMLYDAEVTAAVVEHEDHAMTVATVIDRLPHLRRLWQLDAGAVRELYDAGAHLDDEVVHRHRQAVTPDSVATVIYTSGTTGHPKGCVISHGNLMHQADTVIQRWEPVFRSKKGDEAATLLFLPLAHVFGRMVEVAAIRGRVRFGHQPQLNAAALLPDLAVFRPTLILAVPYIFEKVFHAARRKAEREGRAGAFDKAVDVAVRYAEAVEARAWGIGPGPSAALRVQHQLFDKLVYARVRAAMGGRVRHAMSGGSAMDRRLGLFFAGAGVQIYEGYGLTESTAAATANPPGRTRYGTVGQPIPGVTVHIADDGEIWLRGATVFQGYLNNPEATGAALNDGWLATGDLGFLDEDGYLTITGRKKEILVTSSGKSVSPGPLEERVRDHPLVGQCIVVGNDRPYVAALVTLDTEAVEHWLTMRNKPRLPPADLVRDADLEAEVRRAVVAANTLVSQAESIRTFRILAQPFTEEHGLLTPSLKLKRKAIEKAYADVVEALYRI, encoded by the coding sequence TTGCGCGAGTTCACCAGCCCTCCGTCGGCTCTGGCGCCACCCGTGGGCGGTCTGGCCGACGTCGTCTTCCAGCACGCTCTCGACGACCCGCTGCGCGTCGCCCTCGGCCGCAAGGACGACGAGGGGCGGTGGCGGGACGTGACCGCCGCCGAGTTCCGCGACGAGGTGCTGGCCCTGGCCAAGGGGCTGCTGGCCCAGGGGGTCCGGTTCGGCGACCGGGTCGCGATCATGTCCCGCACCCGTTACGAGTGGACGCTGTTCGACTTCGCGCTGTGGACGATCGGCGCGCAGGTGGTGCCGGTGTATCCGACCTCCTCGGCGGAGCAGTGCTTCTGGATGCTGTACGACGCCGAGGTCACGGCGGCGGTCGTGGAGCACGAGGACCACGCGATGACGGTCGCCACCGTCATCGACCGGCTGCCGCACCTGAGGCGGCTGTGGCAACTGGACGCCGGAGCCGTGCGGGAACTGTACGACGCCGGAGCCCATCTGGACGACGAGGTGGTGCACCGGCACCGGCAGGCGGTCACGCCCGACTCGGTCGCCACCGTCATCTACACCTCCGGCACCACCGGGCACCCCAAGGGCTGTGTCATCTCGCACGGCAACCTCATGCACCAGGCGGACACGGTCATCCAGCGCTGGGAACCGGTGTTCCGCTCCAAGAAGGGCGACGAGGCGGCGACCCTGCTCTTCCTTCCGCTCGCGCACGTCTTCGGGCGGATGGTGGAGGTCGCCGCGATCCGCGGCCGGGTCCGCTTCGGCCACCAGCCGCAGCTCAACGCGGCGGCGCTGCTGCCGGACCTCGCCGTCTTCCGGCCGACCCTCATCCTCGCCGTGCCGTACATCTTCGAGAAGGTGTTCCACGCGGCCCGGCGCAAGGCGGAGCGGGAGGGCAGGGCGGGGGCGTTCGACAAGGCGGTCGATGTCGCCGTGCGGTACGCGGAGGCGGTGGAGGCCAGGGCGTGGGGCATCGGTCCCGGCCCGTCGGCCGCGCTGCGCGTGCAGCACCAGCTCTTCGACAAGCTCGTCTACGCCCGGGTGCGGGCCGCGATGGGCGGCCGGGTGCGGCACGCGATGTCGGGCGGTTCGGCCATGGACCGGCGGCTCGGGCTGTTCTTCGCCGGCGCGGGCGTGCAGATCTACGAGGGCTACGGCCTGACCGAGTCCACCGCCGCCGCGACCGCCAACCCGCCGGGGCGCACCCGTTACGGCACCGTCGGGCAGCCCATCCCGGGCGTCACGGTGCACATCGCCGACGACGGCGAGATCTGGCTGCGCGGGGCCACCGTCTTCCAGGGCTACCTGAACAACCCCGAGGCCACCGGCGCGGCCCTGAACGACGGCTGGCTGGCCACCGGTGACCTGGGCTTCCTCGACGAGGACGGCTACCTCACCATCACCGGCCGCAAGAAGGAGATCCTCGTCACCTCCAGCGGCAAGAGTGTCTCGCCGGGGCCGCTGGAGGAGCGGGTCCGGGATCATCCGCTGGTCGGTCAGTGCATCGTCGTCGGCAACGACCGCCCCTACGTCGCCGCCCTGGTCACCCTGGACACGGAGGCGGTCGAGCACTGGCTGACCATGCGCAACAAGCCCCGGCTGCCCCCGGCCGACCTGGTGCGCGACGCCGACCTGGAGGCGGAGGTGCGGCGCGCGGTCGTCGCCGCGAACACCCTGGTCTCGCAGGCGGAGTCGATCCGTACCTTCCGTATCCTGGCGCAGCCGTTCACCGAGGAGCACGGACTGCTGACACCGTCGCTGAAGCTGAAGCGCAAGGCCATCGAGAAGGCGTACGCGGACGTGGTGGAGGCGCTGTACCGCATCTGA
- a CDS encoding aldo/keto reductase gives MSSQVPPIILNNGVEMPQLGFGVWQVPDDEAETAVATALEAGYRSIDTAAIYGNEEGTGKAIAASGLPREELFVTTKLWNDDQGYDATMRAFESSLAKLGLEYVDLYLIHWPLPSQDRYVDTYKAFEKLHADGLVRAIGVSNFLPEHLDRLIAETSVVPAVNQIELHPHLQQRAVREYHAGQGIATEAWSPLGQGKGLLEVPAIVAIARKHDRTPAQVVLRWHLQLGNVVIPKSVTPSRIKENIDVFDFSLDDEDLAAISALNEDRRLGPDPATFGSD, from the coding sequence GTGAGCAGCCAGGTCCCCCCGATCATCCTGAACAACGGCGTCGAGATGCCCCAGCTGGGCTTCGGCGTCTGGCAGGTGCCGGACGACGAGGCCGAGACGGCCGTCGCGACGGCACTGGAGGCCGGGTACCGCAGCATCGACACAGCGGCGATCTACGGCAACGAGGAGGGCACCGGCAAGGCCATCGCCGCCTCCGGCCTGCCCCGCGAGGAGCTGTTCGTCACCACCAAGCTGTGGAACGACGACCAGGGTTACGACGCCACCATGCGCGCCTTCGAGAGCTCCCTGGCCAAGCTCGGCCTGGAGTACGTGGACCTCTACCTGATCCACTGGCCGCTGCCGTCGCAGGACCGCTACGTCGACACCTACAAGGCGTTCGAGAAGCTGCACGCCGACGGCCTCGTCCGGGCGATCGGCGTCTCCAACTTCCTGCCCGAGCACCTGGACCGTCTGATCGCCGAGACCTCCGTCGTCCCGGCCGTCAACCAGATCGAGCTCCACCCGCACCTGCAGCAGCGGGCCGTCCGCGAGTACCACGCCGGGCAGGGCATCGCCACCGAGGCGTGGTCGCCGCTCGGCCAGGGCAAGGGCCTGCTGGAGGTCCCGGCGATCGTGGCCATCGCCCGCAAGCACGACCGCACCCCGGCCCAGGTCGTGCTGCGCTGGCACCTCCAGCTCGGCAACGTCGTCATCCCGAAGTCCGTGACGCCGTCGCGGATCAAGGAGAACATCGACGTGTTCGACTTCAGCCTGGACGACGAGGACCTCGCGGCGATCAGCGCTCTTAACGAGGACCGTCGCCTGGGCCCGGACCCGGCGACGTTCGGCTCGGACTGA